TCACCGCCGGGTGGTGGCCGAGAATCCAGGCGTCCTGGTTCAGCGCATGGCCGAGCAGCATGGACAGACCGGCAACCAGGGCGATGGCCAGCCAGAAGCTGGCGAAGATGCGCCAGAACAGTGAACGCATGGGTTGCTCCTTACAGAAAACAGCAGGCCCGGTCTGCACGTGGCAGGCCGGGCCGTGGTCAGGCTAATGCGCGGGGATCATTGCTTCTTGCTGTCGCGCTCGGCCTTCCAGGCTTCGAACTCTTCACGCTCGGCACGCTGCTTTTCCCGCTCCTGTTTGTGCTGGTCGAACAGCTTCTGCTGCTCTGGCGTGAGGATGGCACGGATGGCCTTGTCATGTTCCTGGCGGGCCGTCTCCAGCTCTTTCTTCATTGCCTGCTTGTCGGCTTCCGGCAGCTTGTCCAGGTACTTGCGGGTGATCTCGCGCGGGTTGTCCTTGCGCTCGTGCATCAGCTTGGCGAACTGCTCGCGCTGTTCCGGGGTCAGGTTGAGATCCTTGAACATATCCATGCCCGGGCCACGGTGTTCGCCGTGGGCGGCCATGCCGCAGTCAGGGGCCGGGCCGCGCGGGCCTTCCGCCGGACTGGCCATGGCCAGGGTCGGCAGGGCGGCGGCGAGCAGCAGGGCGGTAAGGGTCTTGCGCATGGTGTGTCTCCTTGTCTCGATTCCGGCGGGTTACCGGATGAGCACAGTCTAGGGAGGCCAAGGTCAAGCGCGGTCAGGGCAGGGTAAAGCCAGGGTAAAGAGCGGTATCGACAGCCTGACTCAGGGGTTGTAGTAGTAGCCGCGGCTGCGCAGGGCGATGATCCGCGGACGGCCGTCGGCGTGCGGGCCGAGCTTCTTGCGCAGGTTGCTGACGTGCATGTCCAGGCTGCGGTCGTACAGGGTCAGCTTGCGGCCCAGGGCCAGCTGGGCCAGGGCCTGCTTGTCCAGCGGCTCGCCCGGTTGCTGCAGGAGGGCTTCGAGGATGCGGCTTTCCGAGAGGGTCAGGCTGATCTCGTGTTCGCCCAGACTGGCCACGCCGCGTACCTGGCTGAAGCTCAGGTCACCCAGTTCCAGGCGGGTGGCGCTGGCCACCGGCTGGCTGCGGCGCAGTACGGCGCGCAGGCGGGCGGTGAGTTCGCGTGGGTCGCAGGGTTTGGCCAGGTAGTCGTCGGCGCCCAGTTCCAGGCCGAGGATGCGATCCAGCGGTTCGCCGCGGGCGGAGAGCATCAGTACCGGCAGCTCGGCGTGTTCGCTGCGCAGCTGCTTGAGCAGCTCCAGGCCGCTGCCGTCGGGCAGCATCACGTCGAGAATGACCGCCGCCGGATTGTGCTGGGCCAGGCTGCTGCGAGCGCTACCGGCGTCATGGCAGGCGTGCACCTGGAAACCTTCCTGCTGCAGCCAGCTGCCCAGCAGTTCGCAGAGTTCGCGGTCGTCGTCGATCAGCAGCAGTTCGGTCATGGCTCAGGCACGTGGTGGAAGACGGTGACTCAGACCCATTCGCTGCGGCGCTTGTTCCGTCGTCCGGCGCTCAGGCGGCCGATGACGAAAGCCAGCAAGGTGGAGCCGCCGCCGATGGTGTACCACAGCTGTTGCTCGCTGAGCAGGCGCGGCGGTTGCTGGGCCTGGGCCTGCTTGAGCTGCAGCTTGAGGCGCTGGTTGTCCTGGCGCAGGCGGTTGAGCTGGGCGTTGTTCTGCTCGCTGCTGTTGGCCAGCAGTTCGCTGCGCTGGCGTTCGCTGTCGGCCAGCTGTTGCTGCAGCTCGGCGAGCTTGTCGTTGTGGCTGGGACTGGTTACGGCCGGGCTGGGGGTGGGCAGCGCGAGAGTGGTTTCCTCGGCTGCGGCCCAGGGGGCGAACAGCAGACTGGCGAGCAACAGCGACAGCGGGCCTTGGCGCATGGGGAACTCCGGTTTCCGATTTTTGTTATTGGGCGTTAGGCGGTCAGGGCAGAACCCGTTTGAAGGGTTTGACCGTGACACTGGCATAGACGCCAGCGGCACGGTAGGGGTCGGCATCGGCCCAGCTCTGGGCGGCGCTGAGGGAGTCGAACTCGGCGACGATCAGGCTGCCGGTGAAGCCGGCCGTGCCCGGGTCGTTGCTGTCCACGGCCGGGTGCGGGCCGGCCAGTACCAGGCGGCCTTCGTTCTTCAGTTGTTCCAGGCGGGCCAGGTGGGCCGGGCGGCTGGCCAGGCGCTTGTCCAGGGAGCCTTCGGCGTCGCTGGCGATGATGGCGTAGAGCATGTCAGTCCTTGCTGTCTTGGGTTTCGCCGTCATGCATGTGACGGGCCAGGTAGACGCCCTGGGCGACCAGGAAGAGTACCGTCATGCCGAGGCTGCCGAATACCTTGAAGTCGACCCAGAACTCTTGAAAGGTGAAGGCCACGAACAGGTTGGCGCTGCCGCTGAAGATGAAGAAGGCCACCCAGGCCAGGTTCAGGCGCGTCCAGATCGCCTGCGGCAGCTGCACGGCGTGGCCGAGCATGCGCTGGATCAGCAGCTTGTCACCAATGAAGTGGCTGCCGAGGAAGCCCAGGGCGAATAGCCAGTTAACCACCGGTGCCTTCCACTTGAGGAAGGTCTCGCTATGGAAGGCCAGGGTCATGCCGCCAAATACCAGACAGGCGGCGAGGGTCAGCCACTGGCCCTTTTCCAGCTTGCGCTGCAGCACCAGAAGAGTGCCGTAGACCAGCACGGAGGCCAGTATCAGCACGGCTGTGGCGCTGAAGATGCCGCCCAGCTCGACGCTGTGGCCGGCCAGTTCGACGGTGCGCGGATCGAGTTTGTAGACGATGAAGAACAGGATAAGCGGGATGAAGTCGATGAATTGTTTCACGGCGGCAGCCAGAAGCGGGATGTGGCGGCATAATAACAAACATCATTCCCAGCGAAAGCGGCCCCATGAAGGTTGATCTGCACTGCCACAGCACTGCCTCCGACGGCGTCCTGGCCCCCGCCGCGGTGGTCGCGCGCGCCCATGAACGGGGCGTCGAGCTGCTGGCGCTGACCGACCACGACACCCTCGAGGGGCTGGACGAAGCCCGCCAGGCTGCCGAGCAGCTGGGCGTGCGCCTGGTCAATGGCATCGAACTGTCCTGCACCTGGGGTGGGGCGACCATCCATGTGCTGGGGTACGCCTTCGCCAGCGAGGCGCCGGCGCTGGGCAAGGCGATTGTCGACCTGCACCAGGGCCGCTGGCTGCGCGCCGAGGAAATCGCCCGGCGCCTGGAGGCCAAGGGCATGCCCGGCGCGCTGGATGGCGCACGCGCCGTGCAGCAGGCGCTGGGCGATAGCGGCAACGCGCCGGCGCGGCCGCACTTCGCCGAGTTCCTGGTACGTGCCGGGCATGTGCGCGACCACGCCGAGGCGTTCCGCAAGTGGCTCGGCTCGGGCAAGCTGGGCGACGTCAAGCAGCACTGGCCAAGCCTGGAACAGGCGGTCGGCACCCTCGGCGATGCCGGAGCCTGGATCAGCCTGGCCCATCCCTGGCAGTACGATTTCACCCGCAGCAAGCGCCGCCGCCTGGTGGCCGACTTCATTGCCGCCGGTGGTCATGCCCTGGAAGTGGTCAATGGCCTGCAACCGGCCGAGCAGGTCGGCGGGCTGGCCATCCTGGCCCGCGAATTCGGCATGCTGGCCAGCGTGGGCAGTGATTTCCATGCCCCCGGCGACTGGTCCGAGCTGGGGATGTACCGGCCGCTGCCGGACGACTTGCCAGCGCTGTGGGAGCGCTTCGACCATGCACGCGCTGCTGCCATCTGAACAGGGAGAGGTCATGAGCCAGTTCTTCCAGGTGCACCCGGAGAATCCGCAGGCGCGCCTGATCAAGCAGGCGGTGGAAATCGTCCGGGGCGGCGGGGTGATCGTCTACCCGACCGATTCCTCCTATGCCATCGGCTGCCTGATCGGCGACAAGGGCGCGGTGGAGCGTATCCGCCGCCTGCGCCAGCTTGATGACAAGCACAATTTCACCCTGGTGTGCAGCGACCTGTCGCAGATCGGCCTGTTCGCCAAGGTCGACACCACCGCCTTTCGCCTGCTCAAGGCGCACACCCCGGGGCCCTACACCTTTATTCTCAATGCCACCCGCGAAGTGCCGCGCATGCTCCTGCATCCCAAGCGCCGCACCATCGGCCTGCGCGTGCCGAGCCACCCGATCGCCCTGGCCCTGGCCGAGCAACTGGGCGAGCCGCTGATGAGCGTGAGCCTGATCCTGCCGGGCGACGAGCTGCCGATGAGCGATCCCTACGAGATGCGCCAGGTGCTTGAACACCATGTCGACCTGATCATCGACGGCGGCTATGGCGGCCTGGAGGCTTCCACCGTGGTCAACCTGGCCGATGGCGAGCCCGAGGTGTTCCGCGTCGGCTGTGGCGACCCCAGCCCGTTCGAGGCCGGCACAGCGTGAGCGCAACCGCCGAACATCCCGCAGCCGTGGCGCCCGACGCCGAGCCCGGTACCCAGCAGGAACTGCCGTTCGCCCTGGTCTACGGCCAGGCGGTCACCGAGCTGCCGCTGGATCTGTATATCCCGCCGGATGCCTTGGAAGTCTTCCTCGAAGCCTTCGAGGGGCCGCTCGACCTGCTGCTGTACCTGATCCGCAAGCAGAACATCGACATCCTCGACATTCCGGTGGCGGAAATCACCAAGCAGTACATGGGCTATGTCGAGCTGATGAAGTCGGTGCGCCTGGAGCTGGCTGCCGAGTACCTGGTGATGGCCGCCATGCTCGCCGAGATCAAGTCGCGCATGCTGCTGCCGCGCTCGGCCGATGCCGAGGACGAGGAAGACGACCCGCGTGCCGAGCTGATCCGCCGCCTGCAGGAATACGAGCGCTACAAGGCCGCTGCCGAAGGCCTGGACGAGCTGCCGCGGGTGGGGCGCGACCTCACCGTGCCGCGCCTGGATGCACCGGAGGCGCGAGCGCGCAAACTGCTGCCGCAGGTCAGCCTGGAGGAGCTGCTGCTGTCCATGGCCGAGGTGCTGCGCCGTGCCGACATGTTCGAGAGCCACCAGGTGACGCGTGAGGCGCTGTCCACCCGCGAACGCATGAGCGAAGTGCTGGAGCGCCTCAAAGGTGGCGCCTTCGTGCCGTTCGTCACGCTGTTCGCCACGGAGGAAGGGCGTCTTGGTGTGGTGGTGACCTTCATGGCGGTGCTGGAACTGATCAAGGAACAACTGGTGGAACTGGTGCAGAATGAGCCCTTTGCCCCCATCCATGTGCGTGCCCGAGCCGAATAGATGAACCTGTCCGACCCGAAAGAACTGGCCACCCTGCTCGAAGCCTTCCTCTTGGCTTCCGGCAAGCCGCAGTCGCTGGAACGCATCAGCGAGCTATTCGACGAGGCCGAGCGCCCGGAGCTGGCGACCATTCGCGAGGCGCTCGGCATCCTGGCTGAGTCCTGCCAGGGGCGCGCCTGCGAGCTCAAGGAGGTGGCCTCTGGCTACCGCCTGCAGGTGCGTGAGCAGTTCGCTCCCTGGGTCGGTCGGCTCTGGGAGGAGCGCCCGCAGCGCTACTCGCGGGCCATGCTGGAGACCCTGGCACTGATCGCCTACCGGCAGCCGATCACCCGTGGCGAGATCGAGGATATCCGTGGCGTGGCGGTCAATAGCCAGATCATCAAGACCCTGCAGGAGCGCGAGTGGATTCGCGTGGTCGGCTACCGCGACGTACCGGGCAAGCCGGCCATGCTGGCCACCACCCGGCAGTTTCTCGACCACTTCAACCTGAGCAACCTCGACGAGCTGCCGACCCTGGCCGAACTCCGCGAACTGGAGCCCGAGCCGCTGCTGGCGCTGGACGACGACCTGCCGGTGCCGGCCGAGCTGCAGGCGCGGGCCGATGCCGAAGGCGCCGAACCCGCTGCCGAGCCGCGCGACGAAACCAGTTTCCGCAGCCTGCTGGCCGAACTGGACTCGATGGAGCAGGGCCTGAAGACCGACTTCAGCGACCTGCCGCAGGATGCCGAAGAGCCGGAGCCGCTGGCCGATGCCGCGGAATCGCTGGATGAGGCGCCGCTCGGTCACGACTAAGGCTGGGCAATGGCTTGCCGCCAGCCGCTGGTCAGCCTGGTTGCCTGCCGGTTGGCGGTAAACGGCGGCGTTGGTCTTGGCCGTCTATAGTCTGCCCGTGCGTCCTGGCGGTGATCCGCGTATGATGCGCGACCCTTTCGGCGCCTAGCGCCACATTCACCAGACACACCGGGAGGTGCCCAGCATGAGTGAAATCGATCCCAGCATCGAACCTGTCCGCCCCAGCGGCGAAAAACTGCAGAAAGTCCTGGCCCGTGCGGGGCAGGGCTCGCGTCGCGATATCGAACAATGGATCAAGGACGGTCGGGTCAAGGTCAATGGCGTTGTTGCCACCTTGGGCGCGCGCGTCGACCAGCGCGATGCCATCAGCGTCGACGGTCAGCTGCTGCGCCGCGAGGAAGTGGCGCAGGTCGTGCGCCGCGTGCTGATCTACAACAAGCCGGAAGGCGAGATCTGCACCCGTGACGACCCGGAAGGCCGGCCGACCGTGTTCGACCGCCTGCCGCGCCCGCGCGAGGGACGCTGGATCAACATCGGCCGCCTCGACATCAACACCACCGGCCTGCTGCTGTTCACCACTGACGGCGAGCTGGCCAACCGCCTGATGCACCCGTCCTTCGAGATGGATCGCGAGTACGCGGTACGCGTGCGCGGCGAAGTCACCGACGAGATGATCGAGCAGCTGAAGGCCGGCGTGATGCTGGAAGACGGCCCGGCCAAGTTCACCGACATCAAGGAAGCGCCGCGCGGCGACGGCTTCAACCACTGGTACCACTGCGTGGTGATGGAAGGTCGCAACCGCGAGGTGCGCCGTCTGTGGGAGTCCCAGGGCCTGGTGGTCAGCCGCCTGAAGCGGGTGCGCTTCGGCCCGGTGTTCATGACCTCCGACCTGCCGATGGGACGCTGGCGCGAGATGTCCCAGCGCGAAGTTGACATCCTCAGCGAGGAATGCGGCCTGGCGCCGATGGCCCTGCCGGCGATGAAAGAGAAGGTGCGCGACAAGCTCGACCGCCTGCAGCGCAAGTCGGCCAAGCCGCTGGCCCGTGGCGAGCGTCCCAAGCGCGTGCTGCGTCCGGCCGACGAGGCGGGCGGCGAGCGTCCGGCGCGGGCCCCGCGTGACGCCGGTGGCGAGCGTCCGGTGCGCAGCCCGCGCAAGGACAGTGGCGAGCGCCGTGACAGCGGCCGTGGCACGCCAGTGGCCGAGCGTCCGGCGGATGGCAAGAAGCGCACGCCGCGTCCGGCGGTAGAGCTGGCTGATCGTCCGGCGCGCAAGCCACGTCCGGCGGCGCCTGGCGGCAACAAGCGGCCGCCGAGTGGCGAGGGTCAGCGTCCCGGCTTCGGCCGCAAGCGCTGAATCTGCGGCAATAAAAAGGGGCTCCTAGGAGCCCCTTTTTATTGCTGACCTATTGTTCAGCCGGCCATGGACAGGCGATTGCGCCCCTCGCGCTTGGACACGTAGAGGGCGTTGTCGGCGCGCCGTTGCAGGCTGTCCACCGACTCGCCGGCCAGCAGGGTGGCGCAGCCGAGGCTGATCGACAGTTCGATGGCGCGGTTGTCCACCAGGTGCTGCAGGCCGAGCACAGCCAGGCGCAGGCGCTCGCCGACCATCTGCGCGGCTTCGCGGCTGGTGTTGGACAGCAGGATGAGGAACTCCTCGCCGCCGTAGCGGAACACCATGTCGATGTTGCGCAGGCTGTTCTTCACGACGTCGGCCATGGCCTTGAGCACTTCGTCGCCGGTGGTGTGGCCGTACTGGTCGTTGATCTGCTTGAAGTGGTCGATATCCAGCATCAGTACCGACAGCGGCTGCAGATTGCGCCGGGCCAGTTCCACTTCGCGTTGCAGGGCCTGGTTCA
The window above is part of the Pseudomonas alcaligenes genome. Proteins encoded here:
- a CDS encoding PHP domain-containing protein, which translates into the protein MKVDLHCHSTASDGVLAPAAVVARAHERGVELLALTDHDTLEGLDEARQAAEQLGVRLVNGIELSCTWGGATIHVLGYAFASEAPALGKAIVDLHQGRWLRAEEIARRLEAKGMPGALDGARAVQQALGDSGNAPARPHFAEFLVRAGHVRDHAEAFRKWLGSGKLGDVKQHWPSLEQAVGTLGDAGAWISLAHPWQYDFTRSKRRRLVADFIAAGGHALEVVNGLQPAEQVGGLAILAREFGMLASVGSDFHAPGDWSELGMYRPLPDDLPALWERFDHARAAAI
- a CDS encoding response regulator transcription factor: MTELLLIDDDRELCELLGSWLQQEGFQVHACHDAGSARSSLAQHNPAAVILDVMLPDGSGLELLKQLRSEHAELPVLMLSARGEPLDRILGLELGADDYLAKPCDPRELTARLRAVLRRSQPVASATRLELGDLSFSQVRGVASLGEHEISLTLSESRILEALLQQPGEPLDKQALAQLALGRKLTLYDRSLDMHVSNLRKKLGPHADGRPRIIALRSRGYYYNP
- the scpB gene encoding SMC-Scp complex subunit ScpB, coding for MNLSDPKELATLLEAFLLASGKPQSLERISELFDEAERPELATIREALGILAESCQGRACELKEVASGYRLQVREQFAPWVGRLWEERPQRYSRAMLETLALIAYRQPITRGEIEDIRGVAVNSQIIKTLQEREWIRVVGYRDVPGKPAMLATTRQFLDHFNLSNLDELPTLAELRELEPEPLLALDDDLPVPAELQARADAEGAEPAAEPRDETSFRSLLAELDSMEQGLKTDFSDLPQDAEEPEPLADAAESLDEAPLGHD
- a CDS encoding L-threonylcarbamoyladenylate synthase, with protein sequence MSQFFQVHPENPQARLIKQAVEIVRGGGVIVYPTDSSYAIGCLIGDKGAVERIRRLRQLDDKHNFTLVCSDLSQIGLFAKVDTTAFRLLKAHTPGPYTFILNATREVPRMLLHPKRRTIGLRVPSHPIALALAEQLGEPLMSVSLILPGDELPMSDPYEMRQVLEHHVDLIIDGGYGGLEASTVVNLADGEPEVFRVGCGDPSPFEAGTA
- a CDS encoding YciI family protein; amino-acid sequence: MLYAIIASDAEGSLDKRLASRPAHLARLEQLKNEGRLVLAGPHPAVDSNDPGTAGFTGSLIVAEFDSLSAAQSWADADPYRAAGVYASVTVKPFKRVLP
- a CDS encoding segregation and condensation protein A; its protein translation is MAPDAEPGTQQELPFALVYGQAVTELPLDLYIPPDALEVFLEAFEGPLDLLLYLIRKQNIDILDIPVAEITKQYMGYVELMKSVRLELAAEYLVMAAMLAEIKSRMLLPRSADAEDEEDDPRAELIRRLQEYERYKAAAEGLDELPRVGRDLTVPRLDAPEARARKLLPQVSLEELLLSMAEVLRRADMFESHQVTREALSTRERMSEVLERLKGGAFVPFVTLFATEEGRLGVVVTFMAVLELIKEQLVELVQNEPFAPIHVRARAE
- a CDS encoding septation protein A is translated as MKQFIDFIPLILFFIVYKLDPRTVELAGHSVELGGIFSATAVLILASVLVYGTLLVLQRKLEKGQWLTLAACLVFGGMTLAFHSETFLKWKAPVVNWLFALGFLGSHFIGDKLLIQRMLGHAVQLPQAIWTRLNLAWVAFFIFSGSANLFVAFTFQEFWVDFKVFGSLGMTVLFLVAQGVYLARHMHDGETQDSKD
- the rluB gene encoding 23S rRNA pseudouridine(2605) synthase RluB produces the protein MSEIDPSIEPVRPSGEKLQKVLARAGQGSRRDIEQWIKDGRVKVNGVVATLGARVDQRDAISVDGQLLRREEVAQVVRRVLIYNKPEGEICTRDDPEGRPTVFDRLPRPREGRWINIGRLDINTTGLLLFTTDGELANRLMHPSFEMDREYAVRVRGEVTDEMIEQLKAGVMLEDGPAKFTDIKEAPRGDGFNHWYHCVVMEGRNREVRRLWESQGLVVSRLKRVRFGPVFMTSDLPMGRWREMSQREVDILSEECGLAPMALPAMKEKVRDKLDRLQRKSAKPLARGERPKRVLRPADEAGGERPARAPRDAGGERPVRSPRKDSGERRDSGRGTPVAERPADGKKRTPRPAVELADRPARKPRPAAPGGNKRPPSGEGQRPGFGRKR
- a CDS encoding Spy/CpxP family protein refolding chaperone, with translation MRKTLTALLLAAALPTLAMASPAEGPRGPAPDCGMAAHGEHRGPGMDMFKDLNLTPEQREQFAKLMHERKDNPREITRKYLDKLPEADKQAMKKELETARQEHDKAIRAILTPEQQKLFDQHKQEREKQRAEREEFEAWKAERDSKKQ